The Candidatus Hydrogenedentota bacterium genome window below encodes:
- a CDS encoding sulfide/dihydroorotate dehydrogenase-like FAD/NAD-binding protein yields MELTINGQRVTAEAKETLLECALRHDIHIPHLCTHPSLPPFGACRMCMVEIEGMRGYPTACTTPVAQDMVVRTDTEPLRELRRNILGLMMLEHPSACLLCGRRDECEEFRPVAEKVGRTTGCHTCNNKELCDVRALAEDLGFSALPVPPRYHFRPLERSDPFIDRDLNLCILCGRCVRVCKHQHGKSIIDFVGRSSVARIGEAFDRSLLDADCRFCGSCVDVCPTGSLADRYAKWFGKAETWAQTSCVLCDERCTLNIGIVDEKAISVRAVDEDKPLCVLGRFATAPLMNHSERLHVPQIRVGENLREVNWDAALAHAAEKLMPYKGTSFALVCDAQLPEEHRFILKAFTEKVMDSPHYIELDANKNGSEKADLPEACKAVIAVGNLLTDAQCQRLELVLVQDAYTSVMLDKAQVVFPAAVFTETNGSIADRDKIYRPLFQVTTPPGQAKADCEIIIALAKELGAEHVVADDTVAKLTQTAAPILCEKRNTVPPAAADPKKRALFFRGHSIDALVKGLDSLPASGQRIQETTEAAVVAPVPGTPPEAFQILAKREISPNNHEIVFYAPVVAKKARAGQFAIIMADATSERVPYTLCDWDADAGTITLIVQEKGQSSRKLALMQVGDKAAHIVGPLGTPLDIKKYGTVVLLGGCYGLGAHIAIAKALKDAGNHVVIMVEARSHYLHYYENELAQVADEYIASTIDGSNGVRGHAIDVLLRRLKKGAHVDLAIAVGCPFMMKTVAAELKDIDCPVLAALNPIMLDGTGMCGACRVTVDGETKFACVDGPFFSAHQIDWEELKDRRNAYSEAEIGSLLSTEPVVRTHHAHGHGCGCGKA; encoded by the coding sequence ATGGAACTTACCATTAATGGACAACGGGTCACAGCGGAAGCAAAAGAAACCCTTCTCGAATGTGCGCTGAGACATGATATTCATATTCCGCACTTGTGCACCCATCCCAGTCTGCCGCCCTTTGGCGCATGTAGGATGTGCATGGTCGAAATTGAGGGGATGCGAGGTTATCCCACAGCCTGTACAACGCCTGTTGCACAGGACATGGTCGTACGTACCGACACGGAACCGCTTCGTGAATTGCGTAGAAATATCCTGGGCCTGATGATGCTCGAACATCCCAGCGCTTGCCTGTTGTGCGGGCGCAGAGATGAATGTGAAGAGTTTCGGCCTGTCGCCGAGAAGGTGGGTCGTACTACCGGCTGTCACACCTGCAACAACAAAGAGCTTTGCGATGTGCGCGCCTTGGCTGAGGATCTCGGATTTTCGGCCTTGCCCGTGCCGCCCCGGTACCATTTCCGGCCTCTGGAACGCTCCGATCCCTTTATTGATCGTGATCTCAACTTGTGTATTCTCTGCGGACGCTGTGTGCGCGTTTGTAAACATCAACATGGCAAGTCCATTATTGATTTTGTGGGGCGGAGCAGTGTAGCCCGGATCGGCGAAGCTTTTGACCGCAGCCTTCTAGATGCTGATTGCCGCTTCTGCGGATCCTGCGTAGATGTTTGCCCCACAGGAAGTTTGGCGGATCGTTATGCCAAATGGTTTGGCAAAGCCGAAACATGGGCGCAGACAAGTTGTGTCCTTTGTGATGAAAGATGTACCCTTAACATTGGCATTGTAGACGAAAAAGCCATATCTGTCCGTGCTGTCGATGAGGACAAGCCTTTGTGTGTGCTGGGACGTTTTGCAACAGCGCCGCTTATGAATCATAGCGAACGGCTCCATGTGCCGCAGATTCGTGTCGGTGAAAACCTGCGCGAAGTGAATTGGGACGCGGCTTTGGCACATGCCGCAGAAAAATTGATGCCCTACAAGGGCACTTCATTTGCGCTGGTTTGCGATGCCCAGCTGCCCGAAGAACATCGCTTCATCTTAAAGGCATTCACTGAAAAGGTCATGGATTCTCCCCACTATATCGAATTGGATGCCAACAAAAATGGCAGCGAGAAGGCTGACTTGCCTGAAGCATGTAAAGCCGTCATCGCTGTCGGAAACCTTTTAACAGACGCGCAATGTCAAAGATTGGAATTAGTACTTGTCCAAGATGCCTATACGTCTGTCATGTTAGACAAGGCTCAAGTGGTTTTTCCCGCTGCCGTCTTCACAGAAACGAATGGAAGCATCGCAGACCGCGACAAAATATACCGGCCTTTATTCCAAGTAACAACACCGCCGGGACAAGCCAAAGCAGATTGTGAAATTATCATTGCGCTTGCAAAAGAACTTGGCGCGGAACATGTTGTAGCAGATGATACCGTTGCAAAGTTGACGCAAACGGCAGCGCCCATCCTTTGCGAAAAAAGGAATACAGTTCCGCCCGCCGCCGCTGATCCTAAAAAGCGCGCTCTTTTCTTTAGAGGGCATTCCATTGACGCTCTCGTAAAGGGACTGGATTCTTTGCCCGCATCAGGACAAAGAATTCAGGAAACGACAGAAGCGGCAGTTGTTGCCCCTGTGCCGGGCACGCCGCCGGAAGCGTTTCAGATTCTTGCTAAACGAGAAATTTCACCCAATAATCACGAGATTGTGTTTTATGCGCCCGTAGTGGCGAAAAAAGCGCGGGCAGGTCAGTTCGCCATTATTATGGCTGACGCCACCTCGGAACGGGTTCCTTATACCCTCTGTGATTGGGATGCCGACGCGGGGACCATCACGCTGATTGTGCAGGAAAAAGGACAAAGCAGCCGTAAACTTGCACTCATGCAGGTCGGTGATAAAGCCGCCCATATCGTCGGCCCCCTGGGCACCCCCTTGGATATAAAAAAGTACGGTACCGTCGTGCTTTTAGGAGGATGCTACGGACTGGGAGCCCACATAGCGATTGCCAAAGCATTAAAAGACGCCGGGAACCACGTTGTGATTATGGTCGAAGCACGAAGTCACTATCTCCATTATTATGAAAATGAATTAGCACAAGTGGCAGACGAATATATCGCCTCCACCATCGACGGTTCTAATGGAGTGCGAGGTCATGCCATTGACGTGTTACTGCGCCGATTGAAGAAGGGCGCCCATGTTGATCTCGCTATCGCGGTGGGCTGTCCCTTTATGATGAAAACTGTAGCTGCTGAATTGAAAGATATTGACTGTCCCGTCCTTGCTGCGCTCAATCCAATTATGTTGGATGGCACAGGCATGTGTGGCGCATGCCGTGTTACCGTTGATGGTGAAACAAAATTCGCCTGTGTTGACGGGCCCTTTTTCTCTGCTCATCAGATAGATTGGGAAGAATTAAAAGATCGACGCAACGCCTACAGCGAAGCGGAGATTGGTTCCTTGTTATCTACAGAACCCGTTGTACGCACCCATCACGCCCATGGTCATGGATGCGGCTGCGGAAAAGCATAA
- the gltA gene encoding NADPH-dependent glutamate synthase, with translation MADLRNADDALTKPKPKKVRPPRQAMPEQAPEDRARNFLEVPYGYTPELAMLEASRCLNCKKPKCVDGCPVHVDIPGFIVLVQEGKFVEAAQHLKIQNALPAICGRVCPQEEQCERLCILGIKGEPVAVGRLERFVADYERDSGTVAIPELPPRSGKKVAIIGAGPAGLTAAGDLVRMGHEVTVFEALQETGGVLVYGIPEFRLPKEIVKAEVQFLEAMGVSFVMNFVVGRNASIPELLEEEGFDAVFIGTGAGLPAFLGIPGENLVGVYSANEYLTRSNLMKSYLFPKYDTPPIRRKRVAVVGGGNVAMDSARTALRLGGDVHIVYRRAREQMPARLEEIHHAEEEGVKMKLLTNPKRILGDDNHRVIGIECIQMELGEPDESGRRRPVPVKDSEFVIDVDTVVIAIGNNPNPLIPRSMPELALSKWGTIVVDEETMATSVKGVFAAGDIVSGAATVISAMGQARTAAAAIDRYLQGDAISFVNESAQN, from the coding sequence ATGGCAGACCTTCGAAATGCAGATGACGCTTTGACAAAACCAAAGCCGAAAAAAGTGCGCCCGCCCCGGCAGGCTATGCCCGAACAAGCGCCGGAAGATCGTGCGCGAAATTTCCTGGAAGTGCCCTATGGCTATACGCCGGAACTTGCCATGCTGGAGGCAAGCCGCTGCCTCAACTGCAAAAAACCAAAATGTGTGGACGGCTGTCCCGTTCATGTGGATATTCCCGGGTTCATTGTATTGGTACAAGAGGGCAAATTTGTCGAGGCGGCACAGCATCTCAAAATACAAAATGCCTTGCCCGCTATTTGCGGAAGGGTCTGTCCCCAAGAAGAGCAGTGTGAACGGCTCTGCATTTTGGGTATTAAAGGCGAACCCGTTGCTGTCGGGCGATTAGAGCGTTTTGTTGCTGATTATGAACGAGATTCCGGCACTGTTGCCATTCCCGAGTTGCCGCCCAGAAGCGGAAAAAAAGTCGCCATTATCGGGGCTGGTCCTGCGGGATTGACTGCAGCAGGTGATCTTGTGCGCATGGGGCACGAAGTGACAGTCTTTGAAGCCCTTCAAGAAACGGGCGGCGTTCTCGTCTACGGGATCCCTGAGTTCCGCTTGCCCAAAGAAATTGTAAAAGCAGAGGTACAGTTCCTTGAGGCAATGGGCGTCTCTTTTGTCATGAATTTTGTGGTAGGGCGAAATGCCTCTATCCCGGAACTTCTAGAGGAAGAGGGCTTTGATGCCGTGTTTATCGGAACAGGAGCCGGGCTGCCCGCCTTCCTGGGCATTCCCGGCGAGAATCTGGTCGGTGTATACAGCGCCAATGAATATTTGACCCGATCAAACCTCATGAAGTCCTACCTTTTCCCAAAATATGACACCCCGCCTATTCGTCGCAAACGTGTCGCTGTTGTTGGCGGCGGTAATGTGGCGATGGACTCAGCACGCACAGCGTTGCGGCTCGGCGGAGACGTCCATATTGTCTACCGGCGCGCGAGGGAGCAGATGCCCGCCCGCTTAGAAGAAATTCATCACGCCGAAGAAGAAGGCGTCAAAATGAAATTGCTCACCAATCCCAAGCGGATTTTGGGCGACGACAACCATCGAGTCATCGGCATCGAATGTATACAAATGGAACTGGGTGAACCCGACGAATCTGGACGCCGACGCCCGGTACCCGTCAAAGATTCGGAATTTGTCATTGATGTGGATACCGTTGTTATTGCCATTGGCAATAATCCTAATCCCTTAATCCCGAGATCTATGCCTGAGCTTGCCCTCTCGAAATGGGGAACCATTGTGGTCGATGAAGAGACCATGGCCACCTCCGTTAAAGGCGTATTTGCCGCAGGAGATATCGTTTCCGGAGCCGCTACCGTAATCAGCGCCATGGGACAGGCGCGGACGGCTGCCGCAGCCATTGACCGATACTTACAGGGAGATGCTATTTCTTTTGTAAATGAGTCTGCGCAAAACTAA